The Panicum virgatum strain AP13 chromosome 5K, P.virgatum_v5, whole genome shotgun sequence genome has a window encoding:
- the LOC120708597 gene encoding uncharacterized protein LOC120708597: MEMFFGSFLNESASSQNLFGHPDVERCPFLRNINGATTFSFTSALPVAARGSKGPIFEDGPGFESAFKLFHGRDGIVPLSERSYVSDENHNESINVKTEPVLPFNPLAARAATISLSAFGPFGFGFFNGKGKRQNKKPNNLDQSHKKPKTPDQSSMKQKGVNPPSHEAFSDEWLENGQCPLARSYRAMSGVLPLVAKALQPPAGMKLKCPPAVVAVRAALARTALVKSLRPQPLPSKMVAIALLGMAANIPLGVWREHTKKFSPQWFAAVHAAVPFIAMLRKSVVMPRTAMAFTIAASIIGQTIGSRAERIRLRNLAAKGAVDSTSAAMYPNKNGNCSDTEGKAWDPLATKMAGPAARGATAPTPSMCF, translated from the exons ATGGAAATGTTTTTCGGCAGCTTTCTCAATGAATCAGCATCATCACAGAACCTTTTTGGCCACCCAGATGTTGAGAGATGCCCATTCCTTAGGAACATCAATGGAGCTACAACCTTTTCATTTACGTCTGCTTTGCCAGTAGCT GCCCGAGGAAGCAAGGGTCCAATTTTTGAGGATGGACCAGGCTTTGAGTCAGCATTCAAGCTTTTCCATGGCCGAGACGGAATAGTTCCCCTTTCAGAAAGATCGTATGTATCTGATGAAAACCACAATGAGAGCATTAATGTGAAGACTGAACCTGTTCTGCCATTTAATCCATTGGCTGCTAGAGCAGCCACAATAAGTCTATCAGCATTTGGACCATTTGGTTTTGGCTTTTTCAACGGCAAGGGCAAAAGGCAGAACAAGAAACCCAACAATCTAGATCAGTCCCACAAGAAGCCCAAGACCCCAGATCAGTCTTCCATGAAA CAAAAGGGAGTCAACCCACCATCGCACGAGGCATTCAGCGATGAATGGTTGGAAAATGGCCAGTGCCCACTTGCGCGGTCTTACCGGGCAATGAGTGGTGTTTTGCCCCTTGTTGCCAAGGCTTTACAGCCACCAGCTGGTATGAAGCTGAAGTGTCCACCTGCTGTGGTTGCTGTCCGAGCCGCCCTTGCACGAACTGCGCTTGTGAAATCCCTGCGACCGCAGCCCCTACCCTCGAAGATGGTAGCCATTGCACTTCTGGGAATGGCGGCAAACATCCCTCTTGGGGTGTGGCGGGAGCACACCAAGAAGTTCTCTCCTCAGTGGTTTGCAGCTGTCCATGCTGCTGTTCCATTCATTGCAATGCTGAGGAAGTCTGTTGTGATGCCCAGGACTGCAATGGCATTCACCATAGCGGCCTCCATTATTGGCCAGACTATCGGGTCAAGGGCTGAGCGCATCCGGCTGAGGAATCTGGCCGCAAAGGGTGCTGTTGATTCTACATCTGCTGCCATGTATCCAAACAAGAACGGGAATTGCAGCGACACTGAGGGCAAGGCATGGGATCCCCTCGCGACAAAGATGGCAGGCCCAGCTGCTAGGGGTGCAACTGCGCCAACCCCTAGCATGTGCTTCTGA